One bacterium DNA window includes the following coding sequences:
- a CDS encoding phenylalanine--tRNA ligase subunit beta: MNISYRWLRDLAPGLEDTPEGIAARLATYGAPVDAVVPLGAGLEDIVVARVESVRKHPNADRLSLCEVEAGGGRLQVVCGAPNVRAGAYYPFAPVGAALPGGVRIKKAKIRGEVSEGMLCSERELGLGRDHSGLLELHGTYTPGEPFRVAAGLDDVRLEVDVTPNRPDLLSHIGVARELAPGGVAGIRLGPLPGLEGPGLFEDVVFERVAEEGRAGGVAVAIEDPRGCLRYIGAVIRGVKVGPSPAWLAARLRAVGLRPVNNVVDATNYVLYELGQPLHAFDLDRLAGPRIVARRAAAGETIVTLDGQRRVLHEDMVVIADAERPVAVAGVMGGEDSEVTESTTNVFLECALFDPKAIRRARRALGLSTDASFRYERGVDPDGLERAARRALALIVAVAGGTVERDAVDIYPEPRAPLVVSVRPERVSLVLGERFDAATVAGYLEPLGFERVGAGDGALRFEVPGYRVYDVTREIDLIEEVARRHGYEAFPSELRPFRVGNVPEAPLSVLEDRLRTLLVGRGLLESRTAAFAPEGEGDVALLLPLSSAESRLRRALVPGLLRRVEHNFARGVRHVRLFEIGTVFAPGATPGDLPIEATHLAVVVSGARTPPHWSGQAEPFDLWDLKALLTEVARALGLGPDAVRPAEDGAVERPYVPGLSFQVFDAEGRRIGGGGRIAQDAVDAPAWADPIWAFEVRLDPAMAAVSMPQFRALPTHPATERDIALLVPDDVPAARVEAVIRSAGGAYLEDVHPFDVFRGRAVPAGHRSIAFRLRFRAPDRTLRDDEADTATERILRRLKDELGIERRA, from the coding sequence ATGAACATCAGCTACCGGTGGTTGAGGGACCTGGCGCCGGGACTGGAGGACACGCCCGAGGGGATCGCCGCCCGGCTGGCCACGTACGGCGCACCCGTGGATGCGGTCGTGCCGCTGGGTGCCGGCCTGGAAGACATCGTGGTGGCCCGTGTGGAGTCGGTGCGCAAGCACCCGAACGCGGACCGGCTGTCGCTGTGCGAGGTCGAGGCGGGCGGCGGCCGGCTCCAGGTGGTGTGCGGCGCGCCGAACGTGCGGGCGGGGGCGTACTACCCGTTCGCGCCGGTGGGCGCGGCGCTGCCCGGCGGCGTACGGATCAAGAAGGCCAAGATCCGGGGTGAAGTGAGTGAGGGGATGTTGTGTAGTGAGAGGGAGTTGGGTCTTGGTCGCGACCACAGTGGCTTGCTTGAGCTGCACGGCACCTACACGCCCGGCGAGCCGTTCCGGGTGGCGGCGGGGCTGGACGATGTGCGGCTCGAGGTGGACGTGACGCCGAACCGGCCGGACCTGCTGTCCCACATCGGCGTGGCCCGGGAGCTGGCGCCGGGCGGCGTGGCCGGGATCCGGCTGGGCCCGCTGCCGGGGTTGGAAGGGCCGGGGCTCTTCGAAGACGTGGTGTTCGAGCGGGTCGCGGAGGAGGGGCGGGCCGGCGGTGTGGCCGTGGCCATCGAGGATCCCCGGGGCTGCCTGCGCTACATTGGCGCGGTGATCCGGGGGGTGAAGGTGGGTCCCTCGCCGGCCTGGCTGGCGGCGCGGCTGCGGGCGGTGGGGCTGCGGCCGGTGAACAACGTGGTGGACGCCACGAACTACGTCCTGTACGAGCTGGGCCAGCCGCTGCACGCCTTCGACCTGGACCGGCTGGCGGGGCCGCGGATCGTGGCGCGTCGCGCGGCGGCGGGTGAGACCATCGTGACGCTGGACGGGCAGCGTCGCGTGCTCCACGAGGACATGGTCGTCATCGCCGATGCCGAGCGCCCGGTGGCGGTGGCGGGCGTGATGGGCGGCGAGGACTCCGAGGTGACGGAGTCGACGACGAACGTCTTCCTCGAGTGCGCGCTCTTCGACCCGAAGGCGATCCGCAGGGCCCGGCGCGCGCTGGGGCTCTCCACGGACGCCAGCTTCCGCTACGAGCGCGGTGTGGACCCGGACGGGCTGGAGCGGGCGGCGCGGCGCGCGCTGGCGTTGATCGTCGCGGTGGCGGGCGGGACCGTGGAGCGGGATGCGGTGGACATCTACCCCGAGCCGCGTGCGCCCCTGGTGGTGTCGGTCCGGCCGGAGCGGGTCTCCCTCGTGTTGGGCGAGCGGTTCGACGCCGCGACGGTGGCCGGGTACCTGGAGCCGCTCGGGTTCGAGCGGGTCGGCGCCGGGGATGGCGCCCTGCGCTTCGAAGTGCCGGGCTATCGGGTCTACGACGTCACCCGGGAGATCGACCTCATCGAAGAGGTGGCCCGCCGGCACGGCTACGAGGCGTTCCCGTCGGAGCTGCGGCCGTTCCGGGTCGGCAACGTGCCGGAGGCGCCGCTCTCGGTGCTGGAGGACCGGCTGCGCACGCTGCTGGTGGGGAGGGGCCTGCTCGAGTCCCGGACGGCCGCGTTCGCGCCGGAGGGAGAGGGCGACGTCGCGTTGCTCCTCCCCCTCTCGTCGGCCGAGAGCCGGCTGCGCCGCGCCCTCGTGCCGGGGCTGCTGCGCCGGGTGGAGCACAACTTTGCCCGCGGAGTGCGGCACGTCCGGCTGTTCGAGATCGGCACGGTGTTCGCGCCGGGCGCCACCCCCGGCGACCTCCCGATCGAAGCGACGCACCTGGCGGTGGTGGTGAGCGGCGCCCGGACGCCTCCGCATTGGAGCGGCCAGGCCGAGCCGTTCGACCTCTGGGATCTCAAGGCGCTGCTCACCGAGGTGGCCCGGGCGCTGGGGCTGGGCCCCGACGCGGTGCGGCCGGCCGAGGACGGGGCCGTGGAGCGGCCGTACGTCCCGGGACTGTCGTTCCAGGTGTTCGACGCGGAGGGGCGGAGGATCGGCGGCGGCGGCCGGATCGCGCAGGACGCCGTGGATGCGCCGGCGTGGGCGGACCCCATCTGGGCGTTCGAGGTGCGGCTCGATCCCGCCATGGCGGCGGTCTCCATGCCGCAGTTCCGGGCGCTGCCGACCCACCCCGCCACGGAGCGGGACATCGCGCTCCTCGTCCCCGACGACGTACCGGCGGCCCGCGTGGAGGCGGTGATCCGCAGCGCCGGCGGTGCGTACCTGGAAGACGTGCACCCCTTCGACGTCTTCCGCGGGCGCGCCGTCCCGGCCGGCCACCGCAGCATCGCGTTCCGCTTGCGTTTCCGTGCTCCGGATCGGACCTTGAGGGACGACGAGGCGGACACGGCC
- a CDS encoding phenylalanine--tRNA ligase subunit alpha: MSQHDLLLELERIEKEALDAIRNAASPEALEQARVQWLGRKEGRLTAVLRRLGELDAEERPRVGAAANRVKAAITELLEARAAELSTAREVVKEDLTLPARAAWVGARHPVTQVIDDVCAVLGSLGFVRVRGPEAETDWYNFIALNTPLDHPAADMHDTFYLGDGILLRSHTSPVQIRTMQAYRPPIRIVAPGMCYRRDPFDPSHAPAFEQIEGLVVDEGISFVDLRATVAEFARRMFGPETKVRFRPSFFPFTEPSAEVDVSCTICGGRGCSTCKGTGWLEIMGAGMVDPAVFESVGYDPERYTGFAFGMGPARIAMLRYGIPDIRLLYESDVRFLEQFA, encoded by the coding sequence ATGTCGCAACACGATCTCCTCCTCGAGCTCGAGCGGATCGAGAAGGAAGCCCTCGACGCGATCCGGAACGCCGCCTCCCCGGAGGCGCTGGAGCAGGCCCGCGTCCAGTGGCTGGGCCGCAAGGAAGGGCGGCTCACGGCCGTCCTGCGGCGGCTCGGGGAGCTGGATGCAGAAGAGCGGCCCCGGGTCGGCGCGGCGGCGAACCGCGTCAAGGCCGCGATCACGGAACTGCTCGAGGCGCGCGCCGCGGAACTCTCTACGGCGAGAGAAGTCGTCAAGGAAGACCTCACGCTCCCCGCGAGGGCCGCGTGGGTCGGGGCGCGCCATCCGGTCACGCAGGTCATTGACGACGTCTGCGCCGTGCTCGGCTCGCTGGGCTTCGTCCGCGTCCGGGGCCCCGAGGCGGAGACGGACTGGTACAACTTCATCGCGCTCAACACGCCGCTGGACCACCCGGCGGCGGACATGCACGACACCTTCTACCTGGGCGACGGCATCCTCCTGCGCAGCCACACCTCGCCGGTGCAGATCCGGACCATGCAGGCCTACCGGCCGCCGATCCGGATCGTGGCGCCGGGGATGTGCTACCGGCGGGACCCGTTCGACCCGTCCCACGCCCCGGCGTTCGAGCAGATCGAGGGGCTGGTGGTGGACGAGGGGATCAGCTTCGTGGACCTGCGCGCGACCGTGGCGGAGTTCGCGCGCCGGATGTTCGGCCCCGAGACGAAGGTGCGTTTCCGCCCGTCGTTCTTTCCGTTCACCGAGCCGAGCGCCGAGGTGGACGTGAGCTGCACGATCTGCGGCGGCCGCGGCTGCTCGACGTGCAAGGGGACGGGCTGGCTGGAGATCATGGGCGCCGGGATGGTGGATCCGGCGGTGTTCGAGAGCGTGGGCTACGACCCGGAACGGTACACGGGGTTCGCCTTCGGCATGGGGCCGGCCCGGATCGCCATGCTGCGCTACGGCATCCCGGACATCCGGCTGCTCTACGAGTCGGATGTGAGATTCCTGGAGCAGTTCGCCTGA
- a CDS encoding potassium uptake system protein, whose translation MAVARPEGYAILGLGLFGNAIARTLAELGHRVLAVDRDLAAVEAVGSEVAEAVQADATDRDALRALHIDRYEVVFNTIGDLDASILCTLALRELGVRRIIAKVNSTQQARVLTRLGVEEILFPERDMGQRVARQVAAGFALGALTELGPDASVAEIAVPDVLLGRSLAEAELRRRFGVTVVAVRRPGPEPGTPGQVLVSPPPDFVFGPGDRVLVAGLNSDLERLSRSGA comes from the coding sequence GTGGCTGTGGCGCGCCCTGAGGGCTACGCGATCCTCGGTCTCGGCCTCTTCGGCAACGCGATCGCCCGCACCCTGGCAGAGCTGGGCCATCGCGTCCTCGCCGTGGACCGTGATCTGGCCGCGGTCGAGGCCGTCGGTTCGGAGGTCGCCGAGGCGGTCCAGGCCGACGCGACCGACCGGGACGCCCTCCGGGCGCTCCACATTGATCGCTACGAGGTGGTCTTCAACACCATCGGCGACCTCGACGCCTCCATCCTCTGCACCCTGGCGCTGCGGGAGCTGGGCGTCCGCCGCATCATCGCCAAGGTCAACTCCACGCAGCAAGCCCGTGTCCTGACGCGTCTCGGCGTGGAGGAGATCCTGTTTCCCGAGCGGGACATGGGGCAGCGCGTCGCACGACAGGTCGCGGCGGGCTTCGCGCTGGGCGCCCTCACCGAGCTGGGCCCCGACGCCTCCGTCGCCGAGATCGCCGTGCCCGACGTCCTGTTGGGACGCTCCCTCGCCGAAGCAGAGCTCCGGCGCCGCTTCGGCGTCACCGTCGTCGCCGTCCGCCGGCCGGGCCCGGAGCCCGGCACTCCGGGTCAGGTCCTCGTCTCCCCGCCGCCCGATTTCGTCTTCGGCCCCGGCGACCGTGTGCTGGTCGCGGGCCTGAACAGCGACCTGGAACGTCTCTCGCGGAGCGGCGCGTGA
- a CDS encoding 50S ribosomal protein L20, with protein MARSTNAVARHRKKKRYLKAAKGYWGARSKLWRIAKNAVERGWAYSYRDRKQRKRQFRRLWITRINAAVRAHDEGLNYSRFMNGLKHAGIEVNRKVLADLAVRDPAAFGELVRQAKAHLG; from the coding sequence ATGGCACGGAGCACGAACGCGGTGGCCCGCCACCGCAAGAAGAAGCGGTATCTCAAGGCAGCCAAGGGGTACTGGGGGGCCCGTTCCAAGCTGTGGAGGATCGCGAAGAACGCGGTCGAGCGTGGCTGGGCCTACTCCTACCGCGACCGCAAGCAGCGCAAGCGGCAGTTCCGCAGGCTCTGGATCACCCGCATCAACGCGGCCGTGCGCGCGCACGACGAGGGCCTCAACTACTCGCGCTTCATGAACGGCCTCAAGCACGCCGGGATCGAGGTGAACCGGAAGGTGCTGGCCGACCTCGCGGTGCGCGACCCGGCGGCGTTCGGCGAGCTGGTCCGCCAGGCCAAGGCACACCTCGGCTGA
- a CDS encoding 50S ribosomal protein L35 encodes MPKQKTNKSAVKRFRLTGSGKIRRRHANKSHILTKKPSKRKRRLTQPTLVSKADKGRVKRLLGR; translated from the coding sequence ATGCCCAAGCAGAAGACGAACAAGAGCGCGGTGAAGCGCTTCCGGCTGACCGGGAGCGGGAAGATCCGCCGTCGTCACGCGAACAAGAGCCATATCCTGACCAAGAAGCCGTCCAAGCGGAAGCGGCGGCTGACGCAGCCCACGCTCGTCTCCAAGGCGGACAAGGGTCGGGTCAAGCGGTTGCTGGGGAGGTGA
- a CDS encoding translation initiation factor IF-3, whose amino-acid sequence MRGTAGFRSERLWPASAGWRARCWNGPVGAGPFLFATRRGGTIATEKKVRVNRQIRISPVRVIGADGVQLGIMSVDEALAVAESQGLDLVEVAPNARPPVVRIMDYGKYKYEQARKAREARKKQHQIQIKEVKFRPGIDEHDFEFKIRHARRFLEEGNKVKATMMFRGRQVAHPEIGRDVLVRVAKALEDVGRVESEPLLEGRNMTMILAPRR is encoded by the coding sequence ATGCGCGGCACCGCCGGGTTCAGGAGCGAGCGCCTCTGGCCAGCATCGGCTGGCTGGAGGGCTCGGTGCTGGAATGGACCCGTCGGCGCGGGTCCTTTTTTGTTCGCCACTCGGAGAGGAGGAACAATCGCGACCGAGAAGAAAGTCCGCGTGAACCGACAGATCCGGATCAGCCCGGTCCGGGTCATCGGTGCCGATGGCGTCCAGCTCGGCATCATGTCGGTTGACGAAGCGCTCGCCGTCGCCGAGAGCCAGGGTCTCGATCTGGTGGAGGTGGCGCCGAACGCGCGGCCGCCGGTGGTCCGGATCATGGACTACGGCAAGTACAAGTACGAGCAGGCCCGCAAGGCCCGCGAGGCGCGGAAGAAGCAGCACCAGATCCAGATCAAGGAAGTCAAGTTCCGGCCCGGCATCGACGAGCACGACTTCGAGTTCAAGATCCGCCACGCGCGCCGCTTCCTTGAGGAGGGCAACAAGGTCAAGGCGACCATGATGTTCCGCGGACGGCAGGTGGCCCACCCGGAGATCGGGCGGGACGTGCTGGTCCGCGTGGCCAAGGCCCTGGAGGATGTCGGCCGCGTCGAGTCGGAGCCGCTCCTCGAGGGCCGGAACATGACGATGATCCTGGCCCCGCGGCGCTGA
- a CDS encoding threonine--tRNA ligase — MSATAVDNIRVTLPDGKTLEVPRGSTPREVAERIGPRLARAALAARANGQIIDLSRPLEHDVQLEIITEKSPEALDLLRHSAAHILATAVRQIRPEARIGFGPPIENGFYYDFEVDRPFTPEELQEIEERMREVVRCNDPFERRVVTKEEARELFADDPLKLERLEEMGDDEVITVYRNGPFLDLCRGPHVPSTGYVKHFKLLSTAGAYWRGDERRQMLQRIYGTAWFTEKDLQEYLERLEEAKRRDHRKLGRELGIFSVHPEVGPGLIHWHPKGGLIRYTIEEFLRKTLLEHGYDLVFTPHIASEQLYRISGHADTFAENMFAAMDVDGEPYRVKPMNCPNHILIYKSETRSYRDLPIRYAELGTCYRYERSGVLHGMMRVRGFTQDDAHIFCTPEQVPEEFDRLLDLVSYMMATFGYEYHAFLATRPDKAIGDPAVYDAATEQLRQVLERRGLDYKVDEGGGAFYGPKIDIMLVDALGREWQGPTLQLDFNLPERFGLEYIGPDNRPHRPVMIHRTLLGSMERFVGGLLEHYGGAFPPWLAPEQVRVLTITDELRPAGEEFVQELRRAGLRATLDARSETLGYRIRDAEMQKIPYMAVLGQREVQAGTVAVRRRGTGGKQEVMPRAEFIQMVRQAVETRALTT, encoded by the coding sequence ATGTCAGCCACTGCTGTGGACAACATCCGCGTGACTCTCCCCGACGGCAAGACGCTCGAAGTGCCGCGGGGCTCCACACCACGGGAAGTCGCCGAGCGCATCGGGCCGCGGCTCGCCCGCGCGGCGCTGGCCGCGCGGGCCAACGGCCAGATCATCGACCTGAGCCGGCCGCTCGAGCACGATGTCCAGCTCGAGATCATCACGGAGAAGAGCCCGGAGGCGCTGGACCTGCTTCGGCACTCCGCCGCCCACATCCTGGCGACGGCCGTGCGCCAGATCCGCCCCGAGGCCCGCATCGGCTTCGGCCCGCCGATCGAGAACGGCTTCTACTACGACTTCGAGGTCGACCGCCCCTTCACGCCCGAGGAGCTCCAGGAAATCGAGGAGCGGATGCGGGAGGTCGTACGGTGCAACGACCCGTTCGAGCGCCGCGTCGTCACCAAGGAGGAGGCGCGGGAGCTGTTCGCCGACGACCCGCTGAAGCTCGAGCGGCTCGAGGAAATGGGGGATGACGAGGTCATCACCGTCTACCGCAACGGGCCTTTCCTCGATCTCTGCCGCGGGCCGCACGTCCCCTCCACCGGCTACGTCAAGCACTTCAAGCTGCTCTCCACGGCGGGCGCCTACTGGCGCGGGGACGAGCGGCGCCAGATGCTGCAGCGCATCTACGGAACGGCGTGGTTCACGGAGAAGGACCTTCAGGAGTACCTCGAACGTCTGGAGGAGGCCAAGCGGCGCGACCACCGCAAGCTCGGCCGCGAGCTGGGCATCTTCAGCGTCCACCCGGAGGTGGGGCCCGGCCTGATCCACTGGCATCCCAAGGGCGGGCTGATCCGCTACACCATCGAGGAGTTCCTCCGGAAGACGCTGCTGGAGCACGGCTACGACCTGGTCTTCACCCCCCACATCGCGAGCGAGCAGCTCTACCGGATCAGCGGCCACGCGGACACGTTCGCGGAGAACATGTTCGCCGCGATGGACGTGGACGGCGAGCCGTACCGGGTCAAGCCGATGAACTGCCCGAACCACATCCTGATCTACAAGTCCGAGACGCGCTCGTACCGCGACCTGCCCATCCGCTACGCCGAGCTGGGCACGTGTTACCGCTACGAGCGGAGCGGCGTGCTGCACGGCATGATGCGCGTGCGCGGCTTCACGCAGGATGATGCGCACATCTTCTGCACGCCGGAGCAGGTCCCGGAGGAGTTCGACCGGCTCCTGGACCTGGTCTCCTACATGATGGCGACGTTCGGGTACGAGTACCACGCGTTCCTCGCCACCCGGCCCGACAAGGCGATCGGCGACCCGGCCGTCTACGACGCTGCGACGGAGCAGCTCCGGCAGGTGCTCGAGCGCCGTGGCCTGGACTACAAGGTGGATGAGGGCGGCGGGGCGTTCTACGGCCCGAAGATCGACATCATGCTGGTGGACGCCCTCGGCCGTGAGTGGCAGGGCCCCACGCTCCAGCTGGACTTCAACCTGCCGGAACGCTTCGGGCTGGAGTACATCGGCCCGGACAACCGTCCGCACCGGCCGGTGATGATCCACCGTACGCTCCTGGGATCCATGGAGCGCTTCGTGGGCGGGTTGCTCGAGCATTACGGCGGCGCGTTCCCGCCGTGGCTCGCGCCCGAGCAGGTGCGGGTGCTCACCATCACGGACGAACTCCGGCCCGCGGGGGAGGAGTTCGTCCAAGAGCTGCGCCGGGCCGGCCTGCGCGCCACGCTGGATGCCCGGTCGGAGACGCTCGGGTACCGGATCCGCGACGCGGAGATGCAGAAGATCCCGTACATGGCCGTCCTCGGGCAGCGGGAGGTGCAGGCCGGGACGGTGGCCGTGCGGCGACGGGGCACGGGGGGCAAGCAGGAGGTCATGCCCCGGGCGGAATTCATTCAGATGGTGCGGCAGGCGGTGGAGACGAGGGCATTGACGACTTGA
- the groL gene encoding chaperonin GroEL — translation MAAKELHFDVDARAALKRGVDQLAEAVKVTLGPKGRNVVIDRKFGSPTVTKDGVTVAKEIELEHPVENMGAQMVKEVATKTSDLAGDGTTTATVLAQAIFREGLKNVTAGANPMALKRGIDKTVEKVVEELKKISTPTKGKKEIAQVGTISANNDPEIGNLIADAMEKVGKDGVITVEEAKGLETTLETVEGMQFDRGYLSPYFITDPERMEAVLEDPLVLIHDKKISSMKDLLPILEKVAQMGKPLLIIAEDVEGEALATLVVNKLRGTLKVCAVKAPGFGERRKAMLQDIAILTGGQVISEEVGFKLENAVISDLGRAKRVVVDKDNTTIVDGAGDPEKIKGRINEIRVAIEKSTSDYDREKLQERLAKLAGGVAVIHVGAATETEMKEKKARVEDALHATRAAVEEGIVPGGGVALVRVQQRLKDFKLEDPDEQIGAQIVLRALEEPLRQIAENAGLDGSIVVERVRSSDNLNFGYNAQTDKYEDLVEAGVIDPTKVTRTALQNAASIASLLLTTEAVVVEKKEPEKSSSMPGGMGGMY, via the coding sequence ATGGCTGCCAAGGAACTCCATTTCGACGTTGACGCCCGCGCAGCGCTCAAGCGCGGCGTAGACCAGCTCGCGGAGGCCGTCAAGGTCACTCTGGGTCCCAAGGGCCGCAACGTCGTGATCGACCGGAAGTTCGGCTCGCCGACCGTCACCAAGGACGGCGTGACGGTGGCCAAGGAGATCGAGCTCGAGCACCCGGTCGAGAACATGGGCGCTCAGATGGTCAAGGAGGTCGCCACCAAGACCAGCGACCTGGCCGGTGACGGCACCACGACCGCTACGGTCCTCGCCCAGGCCATCTTCCGCGAGGGTCTCAAGAACGTCACCGCCGGCGCCAACCCGATGGCGCTCAAGCGCGGCATCGACAAGACGGTCGAGAAGGTCGTCGAGGAGCTGAAGAAGATCTCGACGCCGACCAAGGGCAAGAAGGAGATCGCGCAGGTCGGCACGATCTCGGCGAACAACGACCCGGAGATCGGCAACCTGATCGCGGACGCCATGGAGAAGGTCGGGAAGGACGGCGTCATCACGGTCGAGGAGGCCAAGGGTCTCGAGACCACGCTCGAGACGGTCGAGGGCATGCAGTTCGACCGTGGCTACCTGTCGCCGTACTTCATCACCGACCCCGAGCGGATGGAGGCGGTGCTCGAGGATCCGCTGGTGCTGATCCACGACAAGAAGATCAGCTCCATGAAGGATCTGCTGCCGATCCTCGAGAAGGTCGCGCAGATGGGCAAGCCCCTCCTGATCATCGCCGAGGATGTCGAGGGCGAGGCGCTGGCCACGCTGGTGGTCAACAAGCTGCGCGGCACCCTCAAGGTCTGCGCGGTCAAGGCGCCGGGCTTCGGTGAACGCCGCAAGGCCATGCTGCAGGACATCGCGATCCTGACGGGCGGCCAGGTGATCTCCGAGGAGGTCGGCTTCAAGCTCGAGAACGCGGTGATCTCGGACCTCGGCCGTGCGAAGCGCGTCGTCGTGGACAAGGACAACACCACGATCGTCGATGGCGCGGGCGATCCGGAGAAGATCAAGGGCCGCATCAACGAGATCCGCGTCGCGATCGAGAAGTCCACGTCGGACTACGATCGTGAGAAGCTGCAGGAGCGGCTCGCGAAGCTCGCCGGCGGCGTCGCGGTGATCCACGTCGGCGCGGCGACCGAGACCGAGATGAAGGAGAAGAAGGCCCGCGTCGAGGACGCGCTGCACGCCACGCGTGCTGCGGTCGAGGAGGGCATTGTCCCGGGTGGCGGCGTCGCGCTCGTGCGTGTCCAGCAGCGGCTCAAGGACTTCAAGCTCGAGGATCCGGACGAGCAGATCGGCGCGCAGATCGTGCTGCGTGCGCTCGAGGAGCCGCTGCGCCAGATCGCGGAGAACGCGGGCCTGGATGGCTCGATCGTGGTCGAGCGCGTCCGGAGCAGCGACAACCTCAACTTCGGCTACAACGCCCAGACCGACAAGTACGAGGACCTGGTCGAGGCGGGCGTGATCGACCCGACGAAGGTCACCCGCACGGCGCTCCAGAACGCGGCGTCCATCGCCAGCCTGCTGCTCACGACGGAGGCGGTGGTCGTCGAGAAGAAGGAGCCCGAGAAGTCCTCGTCGATGCCGGGCGGCATGGGCGGCATGTACTGA
- a CDS encoding co-chaperone GroES encodes MATASATRIQPLADRVVVKPLEETEQMKGGLYIPDTAKEKPQQGEVVAVGPGKLTEDGKRIAPELKEGDRVLYGKYSGTEVTVGDEQYLILRESDVLAIIKS; translated from the coding sequence ATGGCCACGGCGTCTGCGACACGCATCCAGCCGCTCGCGGATCGGGTCGTCGTCAAGCCGCTCGAGGAAACCGAACAGATGAAGGGCGGCCTCTACATCCCCGATACCGCCAAGGAGAAGCCGCAGCAGGGCGAGGTCGTTGCCGTCGGCCCCGGCAAGCTGACCGAGGACGGCAAGCGCATCGCCCCGGAGCTCAAGGAGGGTGACCGCGTCCTCTACGGCAAGTACAGCGGCACCGAGGTCACGGTCGGCGACGAGCAGTACCTGATCCTTCGCGAGTCCGACGTGCTCGCGATCATCAAGTCGTAA
- a CDS encoding type III pantothenate kinase: MILVFDIGNTETMFGLFEAGDLLEHWRIASDPDRTIDELGLLVRALVRESGLRVDLVRGAAIASVVPPLLPVFTEMCTRHLGVAPAVIDASTPLPIRLDVDEPLTVGADRIVNTLAASRLYGRDTIVVDLGTATTFDCITADGVFLGGVIAPGVRTSAESLVRRTAKLPRIDLEPPARVIGRRTETAMRSGILYSAVEAVDGIVRRIKAEWGKNNALVVATGGLATLVAPHCRSVDTIEPFLTLFGLDIAYRHLEANGARITPLERPPRGRRAP; the protein is encoded by the coding sequence ATGATCCTCGTCTTCGACATCGGAAACACCGAGACCATGTTCGGCCTCTTCGAGGCCGGTGACTTGCTGGAACACTGGCGCATCGCCTCCGACCCGGACCGAACCATCGACGAGCTCGGCCTGCTCGTCCGCGCCCTCGTTCGCGAGTCCGGCCTGCGGGTGGACCTCGTTCGGGGCGCGGCCATCGCCTCGGTCGTCCCGCCGCTCCTCCCTGTGTTCACCGAGATGTGCACCCGACATCTCGGCGTCGCGCCCGCCGTGATCGATGCCTCGACCCCGTTGCCGATCCGCCTCGACGTGGACGAGCCGCTCACCGTCGGGGCGGACCGGATCGTCAACACCCTCGCGGCGTCTCGGTTGTACGGGCGGGACACCATCGTCGTGGACCTGGGCACGGCCACCACGTTCGACTGCATCACCGCCGACGGCGTGTTCCTCGGCGGCGTGATCGCGCCCGGCGTGCGCACCAGCGCTGAGTCCCTCGTCCGGCGCACGGCGAAGCTGCCGCGCATCGATCTGGAGCCGCCGGCCCGCGTCATCGGCCGCCGGACCGAGACCGCGATGCGGAGCGGCATCCTCTACAGCGCCGTCGAGGCGGTCGATGGAATCGTCCGGCGCATCAAGGCCGAGTGGGGCAAGAACAACGCGCTCGTGGTCGCCACCGGCGGCCTGGCCACCCTCGTCGCGCCGCACTGCCGCAGCGTGGACACCATCGAGCCGTTTCTCACGCTGTTCGGCCTCGACATCGCGTACCGCCACCTCGAGGCGAACGGCGCCCGCATCACCCCTCTCGAGCGGCCGCCCCGCGGCCGCCGGGCGCCGTGA